One region of Betaproteobacteria bacterium genomic DNA includes:
- the accB gene encoding acetyl-CoA carboxylase biotin carboxyl carrier protein — protein MSLTHDDVLAILKIIDESPYDEVRIEIGDLKVHVRRHGDGAALEPMQPLSRPPESPAQSSTESQPAAQASASSAAPSLREQAPTDDAAQPHLAEGLVAVRAPMLGTFYRAPTPGDPPFVEVGDKVSADDTVCLVEVMKLFSSVKAGVAGTVVKIAVENGSMVEHGQVMILIESDRHTADPAVQ, from the coding sequence ATGTCCCTGACGCACGATGACGTCCTCGCCATCCTGAAAATCATCGACGAGTCGCCTTACGACGAGGTGCGGATCGAGATCGGCGACTTGAAGGTGCACGTGCGCAGGCATGGCGATGGCGCCGCGCTCGAGCCGATGCAGCCGCTGTCCCGGCCGCCCGAAAGCCCGGCGCAGAGCAGTACCGAATCGCAGCCGGCTGCGCAAGCGTCCGCGTCCAGCGCGGCACCGTCCCTTCGGGAGCAGGCGCCCACGGACGACGCAGCTCAGCCGCATCTCGCCGAAGGGCTCGTTGCGGTGCGGGCACCGATGCTCGGCACGTTCTATCGCGCGCCCACGCCGGGCGACCCGCCGTTCGTGGAGGTCGGCGACAAAGTCAGTGCCGACGATACGGTATGCCTGGTCGAAGTGATGAAGCTCTTCAGCTCGGTGAAAGCCGGCGTCGCCGGCACGGTGGTGAAGATCGCCGTCGAGAACGGCAGCATGGTCGAGCACGGGCAGGTGATGATCCTGATCGAGTCCGATCGGCACACGGCCGACCCCGCCGTCCAGTGA